In Kribbella amoyensis, the genomic stretch TGGTCCGAGGACGTCCTCATCGGCGTCGCCACCACCGCGCTCGCGTTCGCGGCCTGCGGGGGCCTGATGGCGATCCTGCTGCTGAACGGGGCCATGAGGAGCACGTCGCTCAGCGGCGAGGCGCTGGAGCAGATGTTCCTGCCCTCGATCCCGTACTACATCATCGTCAACAGCCTGCTGGAGATGCTGATCATCCCGTTGGTCCTGTACGTCTCCTGGCGTCCCGGGCGGCGCCGGATCCTGATCCTCGCGGCGGCCGCGCTCTACTTCGGAATGCGGGTCTGGACGTACGTCGCGTTCGCTCCCGCTCGCCTGGACTGGGCGGACTCCGCGCACTCGACGCAGGTACTCACCCCGGCCGATCGGACTCAGGCGGCCGGCGATCTGATGCTCGACGATCCGCGGTGGGCACTGCTCATGGTGATGTTCGTGCTGTTCCTGATCGCGGCGTTCCTGCGGCCCGCGCATCGCCAGGCCCAGCAAGGAATCACCGACCGCGACGAGCGCACGATCGGTGCCACGATCAGCTGATCGATGCGAGCAGCTCGTCGCAGAGGTCGACGAGTCGCAGCCGGAGTGGCCGCGCTCGGCCGGCGAACCCGCGCTGGGCCGCGGCGTACTCCGCTTTGCCGGCCGGGGTCTCGATCGGCACCGGCGAGTACCCGAGCGCGGACAGGTCGTACGGGGACGCGCGCATGTCGAGGGTGCGGATGTCCTTGGCGAGTTCGAAGCAGTCCAGCACCAGCGAACTCGGGGTGAACGGCATCAGCTTGCTCGCCCACTTGTAGAGATCCATGTTGGCGTGCAGACAGCCCCCTTGTTCCAACTGGGGCTGGGTTTCCCGGGCCGGTTGCAGCAGGTTGAGCGGCCGGGACGGCGCGGTGAAGAAGCGGAACGCGTCGAAGTGGGAGCACCCGATCTTGTGGGACTCGACCACCCGGTCCGTGCCGTCGGATCCCAACCGTAGCGGCCATTTCTCGTGCCGGACCTCACCTGGCTCCAGCCGGTAGACCATCGCCCATTCGTGCAGTCCGAAGCACCCGAACTGCGCCGGGCGATCCAGTGTCGACGCCAGCAGCCGGCGGATCCAGCGGATGCTGTCCTCGCGCCGCGTCACCTCGTCCGGATCCAGCTGCGCCGCGCCCTCGGCGTACCGGTAGCCGCGTTTGCCCTCGTACCGGGTGGCGCCGAGCAGGCGGATCCCGGGTCCGGGGTGCCAGATCCTCAGCTGGTTCGGCCGGG encodes the following:
- a CDS encoding 3-methyladenine DNA glycosylase; protein product: MTVFTDQQVLAPHEWEPLAAAHAARVDDLIAGHLARRKRREPHPVEDFLFTYYPTRPNQLRIWHPGPGIRLLGATRYEGKRGYRYAEGAAQLDPDEVTRREDSIRWIRRLLASTLDRPAQFGCFGLHEWAMVYRLEPGEVRHEKWPLRLGSDGTDRVVESHKIGCSHFDAFRFFTAPSRPLNLLQPARETQPQLEQGGCLHANMDLYKWASKLMPFTPSSLVLDCFELAKDIRTLDMRASPYDLSALGYSPVPIETPAGKAEYAAAQRGFAGRARPLRLRLVDLCDELLASIS